In Arthrobacter citreus, a single genomic region encodes these proteins:
- a CDS encoding recombinase RecT: MSNQLAVSNTQAVVGNFTQNELDTLKHTIAVGTSNEQFALFVQTCVNSGLNPFLNQIYCIVYGGKMSIQVAVEGVLALARKQPGYKGVDVELVHENDEFKYNPASKEITHSVGFPRGKVIGGYAVAKKEGFTDVVTIMEVNEVEHMTKGTNKNMWTNYFNDMFKKYIMKRAAKLQYGIEIAEDEQIGSSAIDEVTTNSRVDITPNAIEIAEGEVIDYEDEMKKRWNEIKSKQTKYGLSEDDLKNMIKINFNQVAKELTLQQLVGLSKLIDLESNKKKPVEPEEITFDDLEEF; this comes from the coding sequence ATGTCTAATCAATTAGCAGTTTCAAACACACAAGCAGTAGTAGGTAACTTTACGCAAAATGAGCTTGATACTCTAAAGCACACAATCGCGGTAGGTACTTCAAATGAGCAGTTCGCATTATTCGTTCAAACATGTGTCAATTCAGGTCTAAATCCTTTCTTAAATCAGATTTACTGCATTGTTTATGGCGGGAAAATGAGCATTCAAGTAGCAGTTGAAGGTGTGCTTGCATTAGCTCGAAAACAGCCAGGATATAAAGGGGTAGACGTAGAGTTAGTTCATGAGAATGATGAATTCAAATACAATCCAGCATCAAAAGAAATTACTCATTCAGTTGGATTTCCTAGAGGGAAAGTAATTGGCGGATATGCTGTAGCTAAAAAAGAAGGTTTTACAGATGTTGTAACGATCATGGAAGTAAATGAAGTTGAGCATATGACAAAAGGTACTAACAAGAATATGTGGACCAACTATTTTAACGATATGTTCAAAAAGTACATTATGAAACGTGCAGCCAAGCTTCAGTATGGGATTGAAATTGCTGAAGACGAGCAAATAGGATCTAGCGCGATCGATGAAGTTACAACAAATTCTCGTGTTGATATTACTCCAAATGCGATTGAAATTGCTGAAGGTGAAGTAATTGATTATGAAGATGAAATGAAGAAGCGTTGGAATGAAATTAAAAGCAAACAAACTAAGTATGGTCTAAGTGAAGATGACCTGAAAAATATGATTAAGATTAATTTCAACCAAGTAGCAAAAGAACTTACTTTGCAACAACTTGTTGGCCTGTCTAAGTTAATTGATTTAGAGAGTAATAAAAAGAAACCTGTAGAACCAGAAGAAATTACATTTGATGA